From the genome of Mucilaginibacter paludis DSM 18603:
GTTTGAAAAAATATACGGCGTAACGCCAGGTAAATGGTTGCTGACAAAACGCCTGGAACATGCCCGAAATTTAATACAAAATGCTAATAAATCGGTTAAGGAGGCCGCGTTTGAAAGTGGTTTTGAAAACCCTTCGCATTTTAGCCGGGCGTTTCTTGGTCAGTTCGGTTATCCCCCATCCTCAATAAAGGATAAAAATTGCTGAACTTTATAAGCACATATTTGAACTTTTAAGCAATGCCTGTAATTAATAAACTAAATAGGTTTGTAACCTCATTAAAAAAATAATTATGGCTATAAAATCAGTTATCGAACTTGTAAACCAAGCAAAAGCGAATATTGAAAACATCACCCCGCAGCAATTAAAAAAAGAGTTGCAAAGTGAAAACACCATCTTAATTGACATTCGGGAGGCCGAAGAACTTATTCAAAATGGTAAAATTGAGGGCTCGGTTCTTGCGCCCCGCGGGATGCTTGAGTTTTATGCAGATCCAAATTTGCCTTATTATAAACCCGTTTTTAATCCTGAAAAAAGGATTGTTCTGCATTGTGCCTCAGGTGGACGTTCGGCATTGGCGGTTCAGTCGTTAAAATCAATGGGATATGATCATGTTGCTCATTTAGATGGCGGCATTAAGGCCTGGAAAGATGCCGGGTTTGATGTTGCATAATCATAATTGGGGTATTAAATGCTCAAATGAAATATATGTAATTTAACCTGTTAAGGCACACGCCTTTGGCGTGTGCCAGCTTTGGACAATCTGCCGGGAATCATTAGTTAACATAACACTAATCATTCCATGCAACAAAAAGATTGGGCAGTTTTACAGATGTTAATTCATCCTGCTTAAAATCCCATGAACAGTTTTTTAACCCCGCCCAACAGCATTAGCACCAAAACGATGGACCGGAAACGTTTTTTAGGGATTGCGGCAGGTGCTGTACTGATTGCAGGTTCTGCTTACTATTTAACAAGCGACACAAGCAATTTGGTACGTGATGATATTAACCCTGGTGAAATAGAAAAATTCCCTTTAAAGGCCGACGAGGAGGCGATTTTGTTTTTGGCCTCGCTCGCCCCAAGCGGGCACAATACACAGCCCTGGTTCATCAAATATGTTCAACCCTATCATTGGTTGATCTGTAACGACAGAGGCAGATGGCTGCCGGGCGTTGACCCGCAACAGCGTGAAACTATTTTATCTATCGGCGCTTTTGTTCAAAACCTGGAGTATGCTGCTCACCACCTGGGTTACTATTGTAAGTTTACCATGCTGGCAGCAACCAACCAGGACGAAAATATCCTAAATGTGATATTAACAAAAACTGGCAACACAGCTCAGTATGATATTCAAAAAATTAAACTACGCAGAACAATCAGGTCAGAATACCTTGTGGATGCATTAAGCAAAGAAGACCTTGCTTATTTAATAAACGGGCAGACAGACTTTCTCCACTTTGTACCCAATACCGCAAAAGAATACAAACTCATCAACGAGCAAACCATTGAAGCCAACCGGCAACAAGCCTACCGCAATGCGGCGCAGGCAGAACTGGCTACCTGGATCCGTTTTACAAGTAAAGATACAGAGCGCTATCGTGATGGGCTTACCCTTGCGGGGATGGAAATTGAAGGTTTAACTGCCTGGTATTTGCGCAATTTTTATGACAAGACGGATGTGATGAAAAGCGCTTTCAGGCAGCAGAGCATTGATCAGGTGAAACGGCAGGTATCACAGTCTGCGGGTTGGCTATTAATAAGCAGCAAAGGCAGTAGTGTAAACCAATTGCTTGAAACAGGAATGCGTATGCAAAGGCTTTTTGTGGATGTGCGGGGCAGAAACATAGCCATCCACCCGATGACACAAATATTAGAAGAAACCAACAACAAACAATCCATCAATCAAATCACCGGGATAAGCGATACGGTGCAATTTGTTTTACGGACGGGCTATGTGAAAAATTACCCCCAACCAGTTTCGTTAAGGCGCCCTGTTGATTGGTTTATCCGGCCAAACACAACTTAAGTTAACTATTGGCATGTGTTAATGAAAAATTTACCCCTAAAAATGTGTAACGCTTTTTAAAATTGCATAACATGAGCGGCCTTGTAAAAACACCTTTATAACCTCCTTACAAAGCACTCCTAATTCAAACCTTCACATGAAAAAAGGCATTATCTCCCTCATCGCATTATTTTTGCCTGTTACCTGCGCCATAGCCCAAACCAATACATTCTGGCATCCAAATCCACCAAATTACGAAGTAAAACAGGCTATAGAAGTTGAAAGCCTGGTACCGATGTTTTTTACAGGCGGCTATCATTTTGCGGTAGGCTACCGTTATAAAAAATTCAGGCTGCGAGCAAGTATCATAAATGGTGGTACCTACAATGCCGAACCTGCCGGCATCAACAATTCTTCGGCAAACTTTAAACGGTATTATGATACGTCGCCGGGCATCTTCTACGGTTATAACGTATGGAAAAACCTTGAACTTTACAGCTACCTGGAATTTCACAAATTTACCATTACGCAAAAAAGCACCGGTAACCAACAGGATTTGCGGAGCACAGACACTGGCTTAGGTGCAAGCTACCAATTTTTTTTAGGCCGCTGCTTTTATGTTCAGCCAGGATTTCATCTTTATTTAAGGAAAGAAAACAGCCTTGATTTTAATGGTGTTACTTATAAAGTACCAACTGCAGATATATCGCCCGTAGTGCGCTTAGGGTTCAGGCTTTGGAGCAAGTACTAAATCGGCGTTTACTGGTATCACAAGCAAAAAGCCGCCATTGTCGCAAAAATAAATTCTCAAAAAAATATGAGTTAAAGGGTTGTCTTTTGCAAACCCTTTAACCGATATCATGTACATAATTCAAGCGGTTTTATGCGCTTACCGTTCAAGCGGATGTTGAATCCGCATCATCATGAGTATCCCACCGGGCCTCACCCCGAAAAAAACAGGGATGACATTTGAAACCTGTAGGCTATTTTGCGCAGATAGGAAAAGTGCGCAAAAGCCTGACTGCACGCCGGGCCGGGAGCTGGCCTGTGGGTAGAAGGATCGGGCAGTCTTGATTTTTTTGGTTACTTTTTGTATCAAGACAAAAAGTAATAAGCCCTTCACGCGGCGATTGAGCGTGCCGATGTTCTAAATTATGAATACTGATTATCTCAGCAAAGATAGCACATTGATAACCAGCGCACCGAACATGACGCATACTTACCGCTTTTAGAAGATCCCTCCTCCCGTCGGAATGACATGGTGGAGAGAAATTTAGCACTGAAAATCAACAACTTACATTAATGCCATTATAAGCCGGTTGAGGGATTAAAAATTTGCGGTCAATTAAAAGCTTTGGCAAATTCAGTCGCAAAATCTTCTAAAGTGATCTGCCCGCTTACAGGCGAACCATTCTTTTCAAAGTCTTGCTGTATCATTCCCTTTCTAAAACCGGCTCCCATCTCGGTGTATAAACCCGCAATTTCATCTGGCAGCCCGGCCTGAACCATTCCCTGGAAACTTTGCTCATCTGTAAACTCAATCCAAGGCAATTCCGGAAGCCCAGCTGCGGCCCCTAAAACCCGGACAGCATCGTTAGGTTTACGAATATCCCCTACCACATAACGTACATTTTTAACTGTGGTGTTCTGCTGCAATTCTTCGGCTGCTGCTTTGGCAATATCCCTTGGGTGAACCAAAGGCATACTAACAGTACCCGGATAATTGCCCCCGGTGATGCCCTGCCCTTTGATCAAAGGCACATCGTTATAAAAGTTATTGTAAAAGAAACCGGCCCGCAGAAATGTTACCGATACTCCATCAAGCTCCTGGTATATCTCTTCAATGTGATGTAATCCGGCAATGGGGCCGTTCCCTTCCGGCAAGTCGGCACCGATACTGCTCAGCATCACCACGCGCTTCACCCCTGATAATTTGATGGCTGCTGCAAAAGCTTTACCGGCATCAATGGTATTAGCAATCACCTGTGCTCCGCCCATGTTTGGCGGAGTCATGGTAAATACGGCATCGGCGCCGTTAAATGCACCGGTTAAAAATCCGGCATCATTCACCGAACCTATTGCCGCGGTGGCCCCTAATGCTACAATGTCGTTTTCTCTTTCCTGCCGACTGCTGATCACGGTAACCGAATGTCCGGCGGATACCAAATTTTCTGCCAGCGGTTTTCCTATATTCCCTAATGAACCTGCGATGGTAATTTTCATATTTGATTTATTTTTATTGCACAACAAAGGTATATTTGAACTTACTTTTATACAAGTACATACCCCAAAGTAAGTAACCATGGCAGCTATTAAAGAAACATCAACTATACAGGCAAATAAGCAATTTGCTTTGGAACAATGCCCGGTAACGTATGTAATGGAAAAAATTGGCGGTTATTGGAAACCCATTATCCTATATCACCTGTCGGCAGGTGCCAAACGCTACAGTGAACTAAAAAAGGCCATACCAGCTGTTACAGAGAAAATGCTGATACAGCACCTGAAGCAATTGGAAGCTGATCGCTTGGTGATCAGGCATGCCAGGCCGGTGGTTCCGCCGTATGTTACCTATACGCTCAGCAAATCCGGGATAGGTTTGCTTCCCGTTATAGAGGCTATGGCATCCTGGGCATTTAAAGATATGGAGAACGAATACGAAAAGAGCATGGATTAGTTAGTTTTTATTAGATCAACTGTTTTACCAGGAAAAAGCTGCGGTGAAGGCTGGCGCAAGATTAATGAGCGTGAAACCCACCGGGAGTTGTCCCGATGGTCTATAATAGCAAAGCGATGACCGGTTCCTGATATCGTTTTAAGGCGAGGAAAGAACGCCTTATGCTGGGATAATGCGTGACCGAGGATTTACCGAACTAAGAACAAAACCCTTACTGGTGCTCATTAGCCGGTGCACCAAAATAACTCGGATATTTATCGTCTGGATTAATAACGATATTATCCAACACCACCTCTGGGTCTATCATAAACACTTTGAGCTTATGCATACCCGCTTTGTTAACATCCAGTTTAACGTCGAGCCATCTCAAATTATCAAAAACCTCATCGCGGCGTGGTTTACCACGTGATACCAGGGCATAATTTTCTCCGATCGGCGGCAGTGGCTTTAAGCCCGGAGACATAGCGAGGCTGGCCCGGGTATATTCTCTAAACTCATCGTGAAATCCTTTACGCGCATCAAGAATCTGGGGTGCCTGATCATCTATCGAAACAGCTATCCTTAAACCTCTTTGAGGATTTACATCCTGTGTAGGCAAAATACCGAGGCATACCTTAACGAGGCCTGTATCGGGCAGAAATATCGCATACTCAAGCCTTGCAGCCGTTTCAGCGTTGGCACTGGGAGCCGTTACCGGGCTAATGCCCATGCAGGCCACCGACCGGCCAAGATCTGGCAAGGGTATCCATTGAGCATCCCGCCCGGGTACATTAACACTAAATTTTTGAGCCGGGATAGAAAACTCACCCCAACCGCCAAAATAAGGCTGCCCGGTATGCGGTAAATTTATTTTTATAGCCGTTATGGCAACCGTTATGGCTGTATCTGCCTGTTGGATTTTAACGTTACCTTTAACTTTACCATCGGCTATAGATTTCCAGTCGATATCAACATACAGCCGGATTTCTTTTTCTACCGTTCCTTTTGTCGCGGTCAATTTAATCCAGGGTTGATCGGCACTTGCTGTAAATTGAAAGGCTCCCCTCCCGCGGTTAAAAACATCGATGTAATAACGCTGCTTACCAATCACATCAAATGCAGGTAGTTCCGCCCTGGCTTCGGTTCCGGGCCATGCCTGTTCGCTGCCCTCAACGGCAATACCCATTGCGGGAGAAGCAAGCGGACTGACTTCCTTTAGCTCCGGTAACTGGTTTTGACGCGGCATGGACCATTGCTTGTAACCGATGTGTACATCCAGCATCATGTTTTTCCATTTACCACCGGCAATCGAGTCGTTGTAACGGTTGCTTAATTGTTGATCCAGTTCAAACAAATCACGCGCCTGTTTGGCATAGTCATTTGCGCTTACGCGCCCCTGCCGGGCATAAAGGTTGTTACGCCCTGCATCCAGGTATATCTCGGCAACGCCAGCAGATGCTTTGGCCGGGTAAAGTACCAACTGGTAATAAGCATCCTTTGCTTCAGCCGGTATTTGCTTTTCGATCGCTTCCGCTTTAGCGGCCAGATCACTCCAGAGCTTAAACTGGCGGTCTGCTTCATGATAATTTACGAAACTAAATAAGCGTGGATCCTGAACTTCGGGTTTGCGCCACAAATTATACTTGGCGTATTTAGCAACAATATCAGCAATCTCTTGAGCATGTGTTTTTCCAAAAATGCCTTCGGCCCAATTTATCGTATAGTCTGAAATTCGACTTGCCGGAATAGCGTCGGGATTCCAGGCATAATGCATAATAAAGTCGATGGGCAGCTCTTTAGGTTTAAGGTCGCCCACGTTGATGATCCACTCCCTGTTGATCCCTGTTTGATAGGCCAGGTTGAGCTGCTCGTGCAATTTTGGCAGTGTGGTGGTATTTATCCAGCGGTCGCTCCACGGTCCGCCGTTCATATCAATATGATAATAAAGCCCTAATCCTCCTTTGCGGTTTTTTTCCTTTTCCGGACCGATTCGCCTAATGTATCCCCAATTGTTATCACAAAACAACAGCGTAACGTCGTCCGGCACCTTTAAACCGGCGTCATAGTAGCGTTGCACTTCGGTAAATATAGCCCAGGCCTGGGGCACTAACGACGGGGATTTACCATAAACCTTGCCGATAATATCCTGCTGATCGGCTACTACTGAGCGTAATGTTTTAATGTTCGCCTCATCTTCCCCTTTACCCATGGGCACATCTCCGTCGCCGCGCATACCTATGGTGATCAGGTTATCGAAGTTTTTATTTCGCTCCAGCCCGTCATACCAAAATTTTTGCAGCTTTTCAGCATTGGTAGTATAATCCCAGGGCCCTATTTCATCCTTTCGCTTGGTATATTCTTTCTGAGCCCTCATCATGGGTTCATGATGCGAAGTTCCCATCACTATGCCATATTCATCTGCCAGTACAGGGCTCATCGGGTCATCTTCGTTAAAGGCATTGCCCCACATGGCCGGCCAAAGCAGGTTTGCCTTTAAGCGCAGCAGCAGCTCGAACATATGCACATACATTTTGGAATTGATGCCGCCGAACTTTGCATTAGCCCAGCCTGAAAACGAAGGGCTTTCATCATTGATAAAAATACCTCGGTATTTTACTTTAGGCGAACCCTGGATATACTTGCCTGATTTTACATACAGGTTGCTGCTTTTTTTTACAGGAGCATCGGCCCACCAGTACCACGGTGATACGCCGATTTTTTCAGAAACATCATAAATGCCAAATATAGTGCCCCTTTTATCGCTCCCGGCAATAACCAGGTTTTTGCCTACGGTTTGTATCACAAAAGATTCCCACTGTCCTTTTACCGATGAAACGTTGATCTTACCATCAGCAATAAGTTTATCAATGATGCGGCTTTTGCCGATAGTGCCCACCAGGATAGCGCCCTGGCTTAAAGTTTGGCTTTGCACCACCGCAGGCAATATGCCTGTCACTTTACGTATATCATCCCCCAGATCGTTTGCTGCACGTATTACTCCTTTCCAATCTTCGGGGTCAGCCACGATGGTAGCAGCCTTGCCGTTGGAAACTATAGGAAAGGCTGCCACTGTTCTGTTGTGGACTATATATTGCGGAATGCTGCCGGGTTGAATCTGCGCATCGGCAGAGGCAGCGGCAATAGTTAATCCAACAATCAGCAAACAACGGATTATATTTTTTTTTAACATCATATCATAGGTTATAGTCACGTATTGATTCGCCAATCGTCGCTGGCTGATCATACGTTTTAATTTTAAAAAGTAAACCTCATCACCCCACTTTCTCACCAGGCAAATGTAACCAGGCAGCAAAACCTCCTATAGAACGATTGTCGAATTATATAGCATAGATGTATCGAACACCCCTTGCTGTAGGTATTTTGGAGTATATAAGCCGATTGTAGGGTTGAGATCACGAATGGCTTCCCGTTTATCTATAACAAATTACTGCTGCTGGTATCCGGATATGATACCGCATCAGCCAAAACAATCATGATTTAACATCATACCGATTGCTGCCGGAACATTAATTCAGCCTTTTATTTAATTCTATATCAACAATTTGCCAACAAAATCCATCTCCCCGGAAACATTTTTAAAGCAAATCCATTCTATTACAAAAATGCTTGCCGTAACGCCAAGCCATATAATTTAAACCCAAAAAGCTTTTATTTACGGCCTATCGTTGTACCTAACTTACGTTCCGGCTCAACCATCAACACAACCTTTTATGATGAACCAAAAAAGATCTTTTTTCCAACGATTCAAAAAGACCATT
Proteins encoded in this window:
- a CDS encoding rhodanese-like domain-containing protein, with amino-acid sequence MAIKSVIELVNQAKANIENITPQQLKKELQSENTILIDIREAEELIQNGKIEGSVLAPRGMLEFYADPNLPYYKPVFNPEKRIVLHCASGGRSALAVQSLKSMGYDHVAHLDGGIKAWKDAGFDVA
- a CDS encoding Acg family FMN-binding oxidoreductase, with amino-acid sequence MNSFLTPPNSISTKTMDRKRFLGIAAGAVLIAGSAYYLTSDTSNLVRDDINPGEIEKFPLKADEEAILFLASLAPSGHNTQPWFIKYVQPYHWLICNDRGRWLPGVDPQQRETILSIGAFVQNLEYAAHHLGYYCKFTMLAATNQDENILNVILTKTGNTAQYDIQKIKLRRTIRSEYLVDALSKEDLAYLINGQTDFLHFVPNTAKEYKLINEQTIEANRQQAYRNAAQAELATWIRFTSKDTERYRDGLTLAGMEIEGLTAWYLRNFYDKTDVMKSAFRQQSIDQVKRQVSQSAGWLLISSKGSSVNQLLETGMRMQRLFVDVRGRNIAIHPMTQILEETNNKQSINQITGISDTVQFVLRTGYVKNYPQPVSLRRPVDWFIRPNTT
- a CDS encoding NmrA family NAD(P)-binding protein; this translates as MKITIAGSLGNIGKPLAENLVSAGHSVTVISSRQERENDIVALGATAAIGSVNDAGFLTGAFNGADAVFTMTPPNMGGAQVIANTIDAGKAFAAAIKLSGVKRVVMLSSIGADLPEGNGPIAGLHHIEEIYQELDGVSVTFLRAGFFYNNFYNDVPLIKGQGITGGNYPGTVSMPLVHPRDIAKAAAEELQQNTTVKNVRYVVGDIRKPNDAVRVLGAAAGLPELPWIEFTDEQSFQGMVQAGLPDEIAGLYTEMGAGFRKGMIQQDFEKNGSPVSGQITLEDFATEFAKAFN
- a CDS encoding winged helix-turn-helix transcriptional regulator, coding for MAAIKETSTIQANKQFALEQCPVTYVMEKIGGYWKPIILYHLSAGAKRYSELKKAIPAVTEKMLIQHLKQLEADRLVIRHARPVVPPYVTYTLSKSGIGLLPVIEAMASWAFKDMENEYEKSMD
- a CDS encoding glycosyl hydrolase 115 family protein, with amino-acid sequence MMLKKNIIRCLLIVGLTIAAASADAQIQPGSIPQYIVHNRTVAAFPIVSNGKAATIVADPEDWKGVIRAANDLGDDIRKVTGILPAVVQSQTLSQGAILVGTIGKSRIIDKLIADGKINVSSVKGQWESFVIQTVGKNLVIAGSDKRGTIFGIYDVSEKIGVSPWYWWADAPVKKSSNLYVKSGKYIQGSPKVKYRGIFINDESPSFSGWANAKFGGINSKMYVHMFELLLRLKANLLWPAMWGNAFNEDDPMSPVLADEYGIVMGTSHHEPMMRAQKEYTKRKDEIGPWDYTTNAEKLQKFWYDGLERNKNFDNLITIGMRGDGDVPMGKGEDEANIKTLRSVVADQQDIIGKVYGKSPSLVPQAWAIFTEVQRYYDAGLKVPDDVTLLFCDNNWGYIRRIGPEKEKNRKGGLGLYYHIDMNGGPWSDRWINTTTLPKLHEQLNLAYQTGINREWIINVGDLKPKELPIDFIMHYAWNPDAIPASRISDYTINWAEGIFGKTHAQEIADIVAKYAKYNLWRKPEVQDPRLFSFVNYHEADRQFKLWSDLAAKAEAIEKQIPAEAKDAYYQLVLYPAKASAGVAEIYLDAGRNNLYARQGRVSANDYAKQARDLFELDQQLSNRYNDSIAGGKWKNMMLDVHIGYKQWSMPRQNQLPELKEVSPLASPAMGIAVEGSEQAWPGTEARAELPAFDVIGKQRYYIDVFNRGRGAFQFTASADQPWIKLTATKGTVEKEIRLYVDIDWKSIADGKVKGNVKIQQADTAITVAITAIKINLPHTGQPYFGGWGEFSIPAQKFSVNVPGRDAQWIPLPDLGRSVACMGISPVTAPSANAETAARLEYAIFLPDTGLVKVCLGILPTQDVNPQRGLRIAVSIDDQAPQILDARKGFHDEFREYTRASLAMSPGLKPLPPIGENYALVSRGKPRRDEVFDNLRWLDVKLDVNKAGMHKLKVFMIDPEVVLDNIVINPDDKYPSYFGAPANEHQ